In Cytophagia bacterium CHB2, the following are encoded in one genomic region:
- a CDS encoding P1 family peptidase, producing MVSASLMLLILYQIVAAQNKPRARDLGIPFDGSPGPLNAITDVAGVEVGHTTIISDENAKKPVRTGVTAILPRGKASDDLVFAGWFSLNGNGEMTGTTWVEESGLLEGPVMITNTHSVGLVRDAVIQWRVQRGFMKQPWALPVVAETWDGWLNDINGFHVKPEHAWAALENAASGAVAEGNVGGGTGMVCHGFKGGIGTASRKLEEKAGGYIVGVLAQCNHGRRQELRIAGVPVGLEMTDEILDREDTGSIIVVIATDAPLLPHQLKRLVRRVSMGLARNGATAGNGSGDIFIAFSTANIEVGKTQEIAKLEMLPNERMNPLFAATIQATEEAIINAMIAAETMSGIDGHRVRALPHKLLKQILKKYNRLAEK from the coding sequence ATGGTGAGTGCATCTCTGATGCTTCTCATCTTATACCAAATTGTTGCAGCGCAAAACAAGCCGCGGGCGCGCGATCTCGGCATTCCATTCGACGGCTCGCCGGGGCCGCTCAATGCCATCACGGACGTCGCGGGTGTGGAAGTCGGGCATACCACAATCATCTCAGATGAAAACGCGAAGAAGCCCGTGCGCACCGGCGTCACCGCGATTTTACCGCGCGGCAAAGCTTCGGATGATCTCGTTTTCGCAGGCTGGTTCTCGCTCAATGGCAACGGCGAGATGACCGGCACAACCTGGGTGGAGGAATCCGGTTTGCTCGAGGGACCGGTGATGATCACCAACACGCACAGTGTGGGCTTGGTGCGCGACGCGGTGATTCAATGGCGCGTGCAGCGCGGCTTCATGAAACAGCCGTGGGCCCTGCCAGTGGTGGCAGAAACATGGGATGGTTGGTTGAATGACATCAACGGCTTTCACGTGAAGCCTGAGCATGCCTGGGCGGCGCTGGAAAACGCGGCTTCGGGCGCAGTGGCAGAGGGCAACGTCGGCGGCGGCACCGGCATGGTTTGTCACGGCTTCAAAGGCGGCATCGGCACCGCCTCGAGAAAATTGGAGGAGAAGGCGGGCGGTTATATCGTAGGTGTGTTGGCGCAATGCAATCACGGCCGGCGGCAAGAGCTGCGCATTGCCGGCGTTCCGGTGGGATTGGAGATGACAGATGAAATACTCGATCGCGAAGACACCGGCTCGATCATCGTGGTGATCGCGACGGATGCGCCGCTGCTGCCGCATCAATTGAAGCGGCTGGTGCGCCGGGTGAGCATGGGACTCGCGCGTAATGGCGCGACGGCCGGCAACGGCTCGGGCGATATTTTTATCGCGTTTTCCACTGCCAATATCGAGGTGGGAAAAACGCAGGAGATCGCCAAACTCGAGATGCTGCCCAACGAGCGCATGAATCCCCTGTTCGCAGCGACGATTCAAGCAACCGAGGAGGCCATCATCAATGCCATGATTGCCGCGGAAACCATGTCGGGCATCGACGGACACCGTGTGCGCGCGCTGCCGCACAAATTGCTAAAGCAGATTTTGAAGAAATACAATCGGCTGGCAGAGAAATGA
- a CDS encoding GNAT family N-acetyltransferase: MYHEYRKDNFIISNDPARLDLEAIHAYLSQESYWAAGIPKDVVARSIKNSLCFGVYEGNQQIGFARLVTDSATFAYLADVYILLPYRGRGLAKWLMQCILAHPDLEGLRRINLITLDAHGLYRQFGFTAPHQPETYMELRRPNIYKKT, encoded by the coding sequence ATGTATCACGAATATCGCAAAGACAACTTCATCATCTCGAACGATCCGGCACGGTTGGACCTCGAGGCGATTCACGCTTATCTCTCGCAGGAATCGTATTGGGCGGCGGGCATCCCCAAAGACGTTGTCGCTCGTTCGATCAAAAACTCGCTCTGCTTCGGCGTTTACGAGGGCAATCAACAAATCGGCTTTGCTCGCCTGGTGACAGATTCCGCCACTTTCGCTTATCTTGCTGATGTTTACATTCTGTTACCGTATCGCGGTCGGGGTTTGGCGAAATGGCTGATGCAATGCATTCTGGCGCATCCGGATTTAGAGGGCCTACGCCGCATCAATCTGATAACGCTCGATGCGCACGGGCTCTACCGGCAATTCGGCTTCACCGCACCGCATCAGCCCGAAACTTACATGGAATTGCGGCGGCCAAACATCTACAAGAAAACCTGA
- a CDS encoding alpha-amylase gives MLTRRGCQRIFISHFLRFSWVLVLSNILFFACKPETPQQPNVQVPAWARGVTWYQIFPERFRNGDPNNDPTFRDTFGSWPHDTVSAWQLSPWTADWYRLQPWEAANGRNFNANAARRRFGGDIQGIIDKLDYLKELGITAIYLNPMFESPTLHKYDTELYHHIDNNFGPNPDRDREIWATENFADPATWKWTTADSLFLKLIREVHSRDMRIIIDGVFNHMGVTNPAFRDVVQNGQASPYADWFIIKSWDDPDTPENEFEYQGWYGVKDLPEVRREGDNLAPGPAALVRAVVKRWMDPNGDGDPSDGIDGWRLDVAELVPKGFWRDFRKWVREINPEAYLTGEVWWEDYRNHKMFNAAPWLQGDIFDAVMNYRFADGLLKYFVDTHNAYDAKGLHAHLQQVLDDYPQDINYVLMNLLSSHDTERLASMVINPNRMIDHESSADRHPNFQVRKPTVEERETQKLIVAFQTLYLGAPMIYYGDEAGMWGADDPDERKPMVWPDLIYEPEKAMPDGSERAADEVYFDWDLFNYYKAMLALRREHEAIRTGDYRFEEVSNSPHVFAFSRNDGKQGILCLFNRVLTPQEVMLPERFQQHEMLHGGENLASTTESRYLLAGKSAVVLLTNAK, from the coding sequence ATGCTGACACGCCGCGGCTGTCAACGCATTTTCATCTCTCACTTCTTGCGTTTCTCTTGGGTTCTTGTCCTGAGTAACATCTTATTTTTTGCCTGTAAACCCGAAACACCTCAACAGCCCAATGTTCAAGTTCCGGCCTGGGCAAGAGGCGTGACGTGGTATCAAATCTTTCCCGAGCGTTTTCGCAACGGCGATCCCAATAATGATCCAACCTTTCGTGATACCTTCGGTTCATGGCCGCACGACACGGTTTCTGCCTGGCAACTCAGCCCGTGGACTGCGGATTGGTATCGTCTGCAACCGTGGGAAGCCGCGAACGGAAGAAACTTCAATGCCAACGCAGCCCGGCGGCGTTTCGGTGGCGATATTCAGGGCATTATCGACAAGCTCGATTATCTCAAAGAACTCGGCATCACCGCGATTTATTTGAACCCCATGTTCGAATCGCCGACGCTGCACAAGTATGATACCGAGCTGTATCATCACATCGACAATAATTTTGGTCCGAACCCGGACCGCGATCGCGAAATCTGGGCAACGGAAAATTTTGCTGATCCCGCCACGTGGAAGTGGACGACGGCGGACAGCCTCTTCCTCAAGCTCATTCGCGAAGTGCATAGCCGCGACATGCGCATCATTATCGACGGCGTGTTCAATCACATGGGCGTTACGAATCCCGCGTTTCGCGATGTGGTGCAGAACGGCCAGGCGTCGCCTTATGCCGATTGGTTCATCATCAAAAGCTGGGACGATCCCGATACTCCGGAAAATGAATTTGAATACCAGGGCTGGTACGGCGTGAAAGATTTGCCGGAAGTGCGGCGCGAAGGCGACAATCTCGCGCCCGGGCCGGCAGCGCTGGTGCGCGCTGTCGTCAAACGCTGGATGGACCCCAACGGCGATGGCGATCCTTCCGACGGCATTGACGGCTGGCGTCTCGATGTTGCGGAATTGGTGCCCAAGGGCTTTTGGCGCGATTTCCGCAAATGGGTGCGCGAAATCAATCCCGAGGCCTATCTCACCGGCGAAGTGTGGTGGGAGGATTATCGCAATCACAAAATGTTCAACGCGGCGCCGTGGCTGCAGGGCGATATTTTTGATGCCGTGATGAATTATCGTTTTGCTGATGGTTTGTTGAAATATTTCGTCGATACCCACAATGCCTACGATGCCAAAGGCTTGCATGCGCATCTGCAGCAGGTTCTGGACGATTATCCGCAGGATATCAATTATGTGTTGATGAATTTGTTGAGCAGTCACGATACCGAGCGGCTCGCTTCGATGGTGATCAACCCTAATCGTATGATCGATCACGAAAGCAGCGCCGATCGCCATCCCAATTTTCAAGTGCGCAAGCCCACTGTCGAGGAGCGTGAAACGCAAAAACTGATCGTTGCATTTCAGACGTTGTATCTGGGCGCGCCGATGATTTATTATGGCGACGAGGCCGGCATGTGGGGCGCGGATGACCCCGACGAACGCAAGCCCATGGTCTGGCCGGATCTGATTTATGAGCCTGAAAAAGCAATGCCCGACGGCTCTGAACGGGCTGCGGATGAGGTTTATTTCGATTGGGACTTGTTCAACTATTACAAAGCGATGCTGGCGCTGCGCCGCGAACACGAAGCTATTCGCACCGGCGATTACAGATTTGAAGAGGTGAGCAACAGTCCGCATGTATTCGCCTTTAGCCGGAATGACGGCAAACAAGGCATTTTGTGTTTATTCAATCGCGTGCTTACGCCGCAAGAGGTGATGCTGCCGGAGCGTTTTCAACAGCATGAAATGCTGCACGGCGGGGAAAACCTTGCGTCCACAACAGAAAGCCGTTATTTGCTGGCCGGCAAATCTGCCGTGGTGTTGTTGACAAATGCAAAATGA